TAACTACACAGACATACCTATCCCTACCCAACTGGCTACTAAACTCCACAAAAGCAGGAACTTTGGCTATTTCCAGTAGTGGTGCTAAGGTCATGGTCCGATGGGGGAAAGAACACATAATTATGAAACAACATGGTAAATCCAATGATGGGGATGTGCTCGGTCATTACCTCTTATAAAGTCTCCAAATTTCTCTGAATCCCGCCCCCCATAGAGAAGCTAAGGAGTTTAGTCaatgctgaatgaataaataaatgaacagagatCTGTTTCCTTTCAGGGAACTTAGCTTCTGTTGATCCCTCTGTAAGACACTAGAGGCACCTGCTCTGTGTTAAGAAACAATacggcgggacacctgggtggctcagtggttgagcatctgcctttggctcaggaagggcatgatcctggagtcccagggttcaagtcccacatcaggctcccttcatggagcctgcttctccctctgcctgcgtctctgcctctctctctgtgtctctcatgaataaataaaataaatcttaaaaaaaaaaaaagaaacaatacagcAAATTATAAAGTACTGGAAACCTGGATTGAAAAGCAGATTTATGAAAAGTgaacaagggaaagaaaatctctCTACTCATGATGCTTAGAGAAAAGAGTACCCAAAAGGTTGGTAGGAAGAGTGAGGCAGTCTGGGTTTGCTACCAACTTGTGGAGCTTTGGGCAAGTGTTGATCTAAGTCCCAAGATCTTAGTGTCTTCATTCACAAAACAGAAGGGTCCTCCCAGCTCTGAGGTAGATAATGTGAGAGATAAATGACAAAGCTGCcacttactgagcatttactatgtgccagacattgtacAGCTTTTACCTATACGAATTCCTTTAATCCTCCCTGCCTTGTAatgttgtctccattttacagaggaggaaactgatgAACAAACAGGTTAGTTAACTTACATGAGGCTGCAAAGGTGGTGAGTAGCAGGGCTGGAATTCAAATCTAGCTTTGGaatttaaattcagatttttttaaattccagcttTGGAATTCAAATCCAAATTTTACTGTAGaatctgaacttttaaaaatcttttaaaattatgaatggtATCAGGCACACCATAGAGTGTATAAAACACATAAGAATATTTTTGAAGactaaataacagaaaaaattaaatgatcacTCATGTACCTACTTCTCAAACCTAAGAAATGAGACATTACTAATGTTTGTGACACCCTTGGGTGACCCTGCTCAGGCATATTCCCTTCCCTGCCCAGAAAAAGGTAACCACTTATTTCAACGCTGTGTTAATCATTCCCAtgctttaaaaggttttttttattactttaaatattacATTGTTAAGTTTTGCTTGCATTTGAATTTCATTAAGTGGAatcatattgtatatattattttgctACTTGATTTTTCAACATTGTTTACATTCACCAATATTGATATATGCAGCTATAATTAATTCACTTCTATTGTTGTATAGTATTCTGCATGCGATATACTAAAAGTTAGTCACTTTTGGTTGATGACATTgagttttttctagtttttgttatTACCTACAATGATGGTAAGAACGTTCTCATACATGCTTCCCAGGAAATCTATGCAAGTATATTTTTAGGGCATGGAATTTCTAGGTCAAGGATATAGGCTACACAGCATTACTAAGTGTTGCCAAATGTTATACTAATTGGCACTCCCAAGAACATCATGTAAGATTTCCAGTtgtttcacatccttgccaagacTTGGTAGtgatactttttaattaattgcCAATATAATGGTATGAAAATGATATCTCAAAGTGGATTTTATATTCATTTCCCCGGCTACTCATGTTAATTGAGCACTTTTTCTATTGTTTATTGGTCAGGCCATGCATATCTCCTCTTCTGAGAAATATCCATTTTTAGATTAGGCTGtcttttcttattgattcataGTTGGGGGGGTGGTTATATATTATGGGTAATAGCAGAgcttcttaaatataaatatgtcatCAGAAGACACACAATTCTTGAactcttcttttgctttttcagaTTAATCAACATACTCTTTCTTTCTGCATAAGAATCCCCCCAAAACATAATGACACCACCAGTTCAACAACAGTTTACAAACATAAAGCACTTTCACAATCATTACTGTACTAATTCTTAGAGTAACCCAGGAATAAGTATCTTTTTTAACACAGGGAGACTGAGACTGAAAGACACACATGACCCAGATCTTCTGACTCCAAGATAAACCATAATCATCTGGCCTCTTACTCCCTCCTGATGGCTCTTTACCTGCCATTAAGCATTACGTTCAGTGtcagaatatattttagaatctaTCAAAAAAGTTGATGTGGACTTCAGGTTGAAtcaagtaatcttttttttttttttaagattttatttatttattcatgatagttacacagagagagagaggcagagacacaggcagagggaaaagcaggctccatgcagggagcccgacgtgggattcgatcccaggtctccaggatcgcgccccagaccaaaggcaggcgccaaaccactgcgccacccagggatcccgaatcaAGTAATCTTAATGAAGTTATATCACAAGTAAATTCTAGggttcattttatcttttctggtaaaaaaaaaaaaaaaaaaaaaactgctcaaGATCTTGGCCAATGATTATATTTTGCTTTAACAGAACAGATACAATCTGAGCAAAAATAAGGCCCACCCTTGAGCTGTTCTGATCCAACTCAACTCATAGGATTGCCTTCTTGGCATTCAGGATGAGCACTCACACATGGCCTGTCCCCTCTGCCTATCATAATTCTCCAGATCACATACTCGATGAATGCCCTTCCTCACTACCAAAGCCTTAAAAGGAAAGAACCAGGCTCTTCTCTCCCCTGTCACTCCCTCATTCAGAGGAAATATGTGAAACCTGAGAGATGgaaaagtgaaataagaaaaagagaatcgTTTCCAACCTTTTATAGCATCATATAATATATTTCATCTCTGCCGTTTCACAAACAATCAACCTATGAAATTGTACTTATAAGCCAAGGGTTAGAGCAGGGGCTTTTTGCAAATGATGATGCTCTGTTAATAAGGAGGATCCTGTTTTCAttaccagaaagaaaaataaaaagggaggaCTGAGATCAGAttggaatattttattaaaaaagatttttaagggatccctgggtggcgcagcggtttggcgcctgcctttggcccagggcgcgatcctggagacccgggatcgaatcccacgtcgggctcccggtgcatggagcctgcttctctctctgcctctctctctctctctctctctctctctgtgtgtgactatcataaataaataaaaaattaaaaaaaaaaaaaaagatttttaagatataAGCCACCTGACTGGCGGGGGTGGGGTCTACAAGGCTGCATGAGATCGGATGTGGCAATGCCATACATACAATTGGGCTGTTCTGGGAGGAAATGGGGCATAGCGGTTTTGAGCAGAGCTTTGTAGTCATACAGATCTGCTCAAGGCCCCTGGTGCTGTCACTCATCTGCTCTCTGGCCTTAGATTTGTCACATCAACAtgccaagcctcagtttcctcgtgtAAGATGGTATTTATTAGTGTGGCCACCTATACACCATCTGATAAGATTATGCACACTCAAGTGCTTagatagtgcctggcacacctGAAGCACTCAATGAACTTGAACCATTAGGATGCTTTTGGCTTTCTTATTGCTCAGCCTAATTTCATCACACTCGATTCTACTGccccatttatttatctttagagagaaagagagagcgtgagagggtggcagtggggggcgggggaggaggccAGAGAGAGGACTGAAAGAGAATCTTAGACAAACTCCCcagtgctgggctccatctcatgaccccaagatcatgacctaagtcaaaatcaagagtcagatgctcaacctactgagccacccaggtgcccatctgcTGCCCCATTTAGGCAGTCAATATAAAGTAACACTGAACAGGATGAATTATTCAAGCACTCAAATCAAGTCTTTAATGTAAACGAGCATATTTAATGTTGCCACTTGGAACAGTTAAGGATCCACACATAATAGTCTACAACATGGTACAGTGAGTTTTGAAGTGCAAGAAACATATGCCTGAATCTAGGCAGGcaaaatatatacacactcatGTAGAACATACACCGTGTGGACTCGAACATGATGACTTCACTTCCCACCTCGCTAGGCTGGCAAGCACCTGCTTCCTCCTCATAGCCACCTCGCAGCATAGCAGCCCAAATCCTAGCTCTCTTTCCAAGTCAATCCAACACTACTTTGTTTAGCTATGGTTCCCTTCCAtgggcctggccctggggacaCTAAGATGCATAGGAGGTGCCTCTGCCTTTGAGAACCCACAGTCCAGCAAGTGATACACCAGTTGGCCTAAACTTCAGCCAGGTCCCTGGGGAGGACTTATACATGGATTCCTAGTCTCACCTGTGAGGACTCCCAGAGGGAGTCTTGAAGCTTGGTTCCTGCCAACAGGCAGAGCACGTACATGTGTGTCTGCCCAGGTGAAGGCAAAGCCATATGACTGAGCCCTCTCTGGCTTTCctgtcttcctccccttccactgtgGAAtcacctccttcctcttccctcactTAGAATCAGGTCCTGGGGCCCTCCCATTTTCAGACAACCCCCTCTTCCACCTTCCTTCAATAAGAACGAACGAAAAGCCTACAGACAGCCAATTTTAGTAAGTAGAAATTCATTCCTGCTAACATGTTAAATACCCCTCCACCCTAAAGACTGGCCCTGAAGGAAAACCTACATGAATGATTTAAGACCGTTCATATGTTGAAGGAGAGGATCAAGATCAACAGGGAAATCAGAAAAGATGATCTGTCCTCACCTCTCTTGCCTGTTAGCTTTCAAGCCCCCCAGCCCTCTGGACGTGCAGTGAAGAGAGTTGGATACAGGTGCTCTTAAGCCAGGCACACGGGTGATATAGAGGTGAGGACAAGCCACAGGACCAGAGGGCTGGAGATGTCTGGGTGAAGGCAGATATGTCAGTCAGTCCCAGGGAATTAAGGGAACCCTAGACCCCAGAGAGTAAGATCCAGGTACCAGGCCTTTTCCTGGATGTGaatgagagaagaggaggaggagaaaggaatctGGGGATGagcaaaaatctgatttttacaCTGATTATAGCATAAAGGACTGAGCACATCAGGAAACTAAAAAATTGGGTTAGTTAAGTTAACTAAGTTATTCACAGTCGTTCATGCCAACTCTCTTACTATCTGTATACAATGGCCATGTTGTGCTAAAACAATGATGTACTTCAACAAATGTGGTTCAGAGTAGTTCTAAGTTTTATTCAATTAGGTGAGCAAATGATATACCTGGGCGGCCACCTTGACAATTTCTCCCTCCAGTTACATAGTCCTCTATCTCAACTTTAACAGCTGAGCAATACTGTTGCTGTTAAGCTATTGGATAGAACggggcttggggtggggagaggtatGTCCTTCTGTATTCAATATTTCTCCTGATAACTTTTCATTATCTGAACAATTGCTATACAGTTTGCTTGTTTCCTATGCTTggaatttgtggggttttttttcactCAGGTGTTTCATAttcatgaaataatgaaaattgtaAGTCCCTATCTTTTTCCCCCTTACACATATGTAGGTAGACATCTTCTCAATTACTTGGATTGGATCCTAACATTAATAAATCATGTTGCCATGCCAGCTCAGTTTAGCACTCAAATAGCAAATTTGCTAAATTACTGTCATACAGAAATTGGAGCCTGCTCTTCTTCAGAAGACCTACAACCAGCTAGGAGCCATGGTGTTGGAAGAAGCAGGCAAAGTGCACCAGTTCCTGAAATGAAAGTGAGACTTCCTCACTTCTGTTCCATTGGAGCAGTCTGATTCCCTACCTGGAAGGTTTTCCTTCCGTCTATTTTGGTGAATGAAGGAGGAATGCTTAGTGCACACTTGGACGTCTTTGGGTAAAAGATAGTTTCATAAATAagaaatgcctttaaaaatataattacaggGAAATCTAGTGCTggctgtttaaaattttaatttttaattaggcAGCATTAAAGAATCTTATGTTATTGAACTGTGTTGTATATACAACTCTGAATAACAGGTGGATGGAAAATTAATTGCAAGGATCAAGCTatggtcattttaaaatttgatgacCTAGTAATATCTAGAAGGCAGGTGGTCTCAACGAAGTCACTAGTTCAGGGGAAAACACTACGAGCCAGAGGACTATTTCATTCAACCAGTAGTTTGTGTTTGGGAGCATGTAGGGAAAGACTTTCCAAAAGTAAAAACTAACTCTATACAAGAGCTATACATTTTgttattacttaaataaaatgtgtctttaAATATGGACTGCTTTGAAAACCTCACTTCATCATCCAAAATTACAgtgactaaaacaaaaaacaaaaaacaaaattacagtgactattttgcttttttaatcaaAGACGGAAATCTTCATTACAGAACCTTCTAATCGGACTGGGCAAGCGGCTCATTTGTAGAGTGTATTTCATGAAAACAGCCAGCAGCCAAGTCTCATCACCAACTGTATCCTAAGGGAGGTGCTGTGCAGGACGTACCTAGGAAGAGCATGAGTCCCTGCTGGCTTGcctgctctctctgtccctattCGTCTTTGCAGGGAGTAAACGAGCGTGGGCGAAGTCTCTGGGAGGTTAGAAAATCTTGCACTCGTTGATGGAGAAAAACCTCCTTCTGTTGCGTCTCCTGGCTTGGTTGACGGCCGTTCGGACGGCACACTCAAACACCTGCTGAACCCCCCGGTTGCTGAGGGCCGAGCACTCCAGATAGCCCTTTGCTCTCACTTCCTGGGccagtttttttccttctatggCATTGATGCAGGAGGCCCTGTGGGGCCCCACCTCCCGCTGGTCAGTCTGGGTAGCCACCACCAGCACCGGGGTGCAGGGCAAGTTGCTCCTGATTTCAGCAATCCACTTATTCTTCAGGTTGAGGAAAGAATTATGGTTGGCCACAGAGTAGCACATCAGCACCACGTCGGCCTGCTGGTAGGACAGGGGGCGGATGCTTCTGAAGGCATCATTACCGGCTGTGTCCCAGAGGCCCAGGCTGATCTGGATGCCATCCATGAAGACGTCTACACCCGTGTTCTCATACACCGTGGGCTTGTAGGCCTCAGGAAAGGTCTCTGAAGTGAAGCGCACCAGCAGAGAGGTTTTCCCCACAGCAGAATCTCCCACCAACACACACTTGATGGAACTCAGCATCTTCCCAGCCTGGATTCCCAGTTACAAGTTCAGAATCCCAAGTAAAAGAGCCCTCAGTGGCCTGCTGAAGCAAATGCCATTCAACCCAGGGGATGAAACCCAGACGGGGTGGTGTTCTCAGGACTTCAGACAGCAACTCTCTCCGTCCATCTGAAGGTGAGCACGAGCTACATTGAAAACCTCCCAAGGCTGATCTTCAACTgcaacagaaagagagaaaattgagactttctttttcttttttcttttctttctttcttttcttttttttcttttttctttttttttttttaagagagcgaGCGTGCTCATGCAAGTGGGGGCTAAGgcgaagcagaggaagagagtgaatCTCAAATAGGAaccatgctcagcgcagagcctgactcagggttcgatcccacgaccctgagatcatgacctgagctgaaattaagagtcagatgctcagtcaactgagccacccagggctcccctttccctttttaaagacGGGGGCTTCCTCATTGACACGCTGATTAATCACATGGCTCACCTCCGTGTAGCCAACCCACTGTCCACATTCCCCCATCACAGACGCCCACAACTCCACCCAGTCAAGAAGCAGAAGCTGGTTTTATCTCTAAATCAGCTTAGTGATAAAAACACCAGCAACTGCTCTGATACCAACATGAAAAAAACCTCAATAGCAACCTGATGTGTGAATGCTCACTTTCCAACAGCACCCTCTCGAACAGGAACAGCTCTCTCTATCGGCTTCTGCCCCAAGTGGGGAAGGCTGCAGACAGTAGCTTCAGTTTCTAATGGATCCCAGCCACTTTGGgaactgaaagaaagagaagtgtAATGAGTGACAAAAGAAGCACTTCCCTTCATTTATTGATTAATCAGCCAGTCCTTGGTTTATGTGGGAATTCATGCTGAggtcacagaaaagaaaaagaaatcaccagaACTCTAAAAATTTGCTGTGGTTTTTCTCTTGAGGTTTTGCCAAAAATCGGCTACAGAGGCAATAGAAGTGACACTGTCCTTGGCACTGTCTGTATCTGACATCGAGCTCCATAACCGATATGAATACGTAACCTGAAGCACATGACTTCATCTCCGAGCTCAGTATACACATCTGCAAGAATGTGATAAACTGAGGAACCACTTCTCAGAGATGTTGTGTGGATTGAATTAGTTCTTTTTTCCCAACATTTCGAAACAGCCACCTATGTATAAGGAACTCTGCTAGGCCCTGGTGATACAAAATACCTTGCTTAAAAGCAACCCCATTCAGTGCAGGTCATTTAAACTGGGCTGCATAAATATGACAGCATCTGAATTTTGTGGAAGGGTCAAATACATTCTCATTCACCACAGGTGTGAGAGCTCCAGACGATGAGCTCAGCCTTGGAGACAGTGTCCTGTCTGCAGAGGGACGTCATAGCAGGCCAGCCCAGCCTTAGACAAAGGAAAGGTCTTTTAGACCAAAATTCAGAGTAAAGGTTATT
The Canis lupus baileyi chromosome 2, mCanLup2.hap1, whole genome shotgun sequence genome window above contains:
- the RHOH gene encoding rho-related GTP-binding protein RhoH, which codes for MLSSIKCVLVGDSAVGKTSLLVRFTSETFPEAYKPTVYENTGVDVFMDGIQISLGLWDTAGNDAFRSIRPLSYQQADVVLMCYSVANHNSFLNLKNKWIAEIRSNLPCTPVLVVATQTDQREVGPHRASCINAIEGKKLAQEVRAKGYLECSALSNRGVQQVFECAVRTAVNQARRRNRRRFFSINECKIF